One Ranitomeya imitator isolate aRanImi1 chromosome 1, aRanImi1.pri, whole genome shotgun sequence DNA window includes the following coding sequences:
- the SYT16 gene encoding synaptotagmin-16 isoform X4 yields the protein MVSEKATQAGSEGKQKFSRLLSNHEELSTEASECEDLDILSYQSYNGDDHVSIHSAPASVAGGSQTAARQEAASVCSRQVTDGSQEMETAFSNDGFEEHDATDNSSGWSQEEQVDDLASPIIHVPISKCGDLEVALYYKAASQKLTVAIMDAKDVPDKDRSGVNSWQVHVVLLPSKKQRRKTAIQKGPQPVFNETFTFNKLELEEIANNALRFRLYAVHKRIREKMMGEKLFSLKKVKPDEEIRKTLVLEPRSNLSSGDSQLSFSAISHSDSVSSSQSLSHGGVPELLVGLSYNATTGRLSVQMIKGSHFRNLAINRPPDTYGKLSLLSSVGQELSRCKTSIRRGQPNPVYKETFIFQVALFQLTDVTLMISIYNRRTIKRKEMIGWISLGQNSSGEEEQSHWLEMKESKGQEVCRWHTLLEA from the exons ATGGTGTCTGAAAAGGCAACACAGGCCGGCTCTGAAGGCAAGCAAAAGTTCAGCCGCCTGTTGTCAAACCACGAGGAGCTGAGCACAGAGGCCTCTGAATGTGAAG ATTTGGATATTCTTAGTTACCAGTCCTACAACGGAGACGATCATGTATCCATACACTCTGCCCCAGCATCAGTGGCTGGTGGGagtcaaactgccgccagacaggaGGCTGCATCCGTCTGTAGTCGTCAGGTCACAGACGGAAGTCAAGAGATGGAGACTGCTTTCAGCAATGATGGCTTTGAGGAACATGATGCTACGGATAACTCATCAGGTTGGAGTCAGGAG GAACAAGTGGATGACCTTGCTTCTCCAATCATCCATGTGCCAATTTCCAAATGTGGAGACCTGGAAGTGGCACTTTATTACAAAGCTGCAAGTCAGAAGTTGACTGTAGCCATCATGGATGCCAAAGATGTCCCAGATAAGGATCGGAGTGGAGTAAACTCTTGGCAAGTCCATGTTGTATTGCTACCAAGCAAAAAGCAAAGAAGGAAGACCGCGATCCAGAAAGGTCCCCAGCCGGTCTTTAATGAGACCTTTACATTCAATAAACTGGAGCTGGAGGAAATAGCGAACAATGCCCTGCGCTTCCGCTTGTATGCTGTACACAAGAGGATTCGCGAAAAAATGATGGGCGAAAAGCTCTTCTCACTAAAAAAGGTTAAGCCAGATGAGGAAATCAGAAAGACATTGGTCTTAGAACCAAGGAGCAATTTAAGT AGCGGGGATTCCCAGCTGAGTTTCTCGGCCATTTCTCACAGCGACAGCGTCTCATCCTCCCAATCTCTGTCGCACGGTGGGGTGCCCGAGCTGTTAGTAGGGTTATCATATAATGCAACCACAGGGCGGCTTTCTGTACAGATGATCAAAGGTAGTCATTTTCGGAACCTCGCTATCAATAGACCACCTG ATACCTATGGAAAACTCTCACTGTTAAGTTCTGTTGGCCAGGAACTATCACGTTGTAAAACATCCATACGAAGGGGCCAACCAAACCCAGTCTACAAAGAAACCTTCATTTTTCAAGTGGCTTTGTTTCAGCTTACTGACGTCACTCTGATGATTTCCATATATAATCGGCGCACCATCAAAAGAAAGGAAATGATTGGCTGGATTTCATTGGGTCAAAACAGCAGCGGAGAAGAAGAGCAAAGTCATTGGTTGGAAATGAAGGAGTCAAAGGGTCAAGAAGTGTGTCGATGGCATACTCTACTGGAAGCCTAA